In Vibrio alginolyticus NBRC 15630 = ATCC 17749, the sequence AACCAACATTGCCACGATTTCGAACAACTTGGCGAACGCTTCTACTGTCGGCTACAAAAAGAGCCGTGCAGTATTCGAAGATTTGTTCTATCAGAACATCAACCAACCTGGCGGCCAGTCATCTCAGAACACGGAACTGCCAAGTGGTTTGATGTTAGGTGCGGGTTCTAAAGTGGTTGCGACGCAAAAAGTGCACACGCACGGCAATGCACAGACAACGACCAACGCACTGGACATGATGGTGGAAGGCGACGGTTTTTTCCAAGTGACATTGCCGGACGGCAACATCGGTTATACCCGTAACGGTCAGTTCACGCTAAATGGTGAAGGCACGTTAGTCACGTCGGGTTCTGGCTACCCTGTAGAGCCTGAAATTGTGATTCCAGAAGATGCGATTTCTATTACTGTCGGTACGGATGGTGAAGTGTCGGTTCGCGTCCGAGGTCAGCAAGACAACCAAGTCGTTGGTCAGCTAACCATTACAGATTTTGTTAACCCGGGCGGCCTAGAGCCAATTGGTCAGAACCTTTACTTACCAACGGGTGCCAGTGGCGATCCACAAGAGGGTGTTCCTGGTTTGGACGGTTTGGGTGAAATTCGTCAATCCATGCTGGAAGCGTCCAACGTGAATGTAACGGAAGAGTTGGTCAACATGATCGAAGCCCAGCGCGTTTACGAAATGAACTCAAAAGTGATCTCGTCA encodes:
- the flgG gene encoding flagellar basal-body rod protein FlgG; this translates as MHPALWVSKTGLDAQQTNIATISNNLANASTVGYKKSRAVFEDLFYQNINQPGGQSSQNTELPSGLMLGAGSKVVATQKVHTHGNAQTTTNALDMMVEGDGFFQVTLPDGNIGYTRNGQFTLNGEGTLVTSGSGYPVEPEIVIPEDAISITVGTDGEVSVRVRGQQDNQVVGQLTITDFVNPGGLEPIGQNLYLPTGASGDPQEGVPGLDGLGEIRQSMLEASNVNVTEELVNMIEAQRVYEMNSKVISSVDKMMSFVNQQL